Proteins encoded by one window of Dioscorea cayenensis subsp. rotundata cultivar TDr96_F1 chromosome 6, TDr96_F1_v2_PseudoChromosome.rev07_lg8_w22 25.fasta, whole genome shotgun sequence:
- the LOC120263445 gene encoding LOW QUALITY PROTEIN: nuclear export mediator factor NEMF-like (The sequence of the model RefSeq protein was modified relative to this genomic sequence to represent the inferred CDS: deleted 3 bases in 2 codons), with translation MVKVRMNTADVAAEVKCLRRLIGMRCANVYDISPKAYLFKLMNSSGITDSGESEKVMLLMESGVRLHTTQYARDKNTTPSGFTLKLRKHIRTRRLEDVRQLGYDRIILFQFGLGANAHYVILELYAQGNILLTDSEYTVLTLLRSHRDDDKGLAIMSRHRYPIEACRVFERTSFTKLKMELTSVKSVDDKEPTNFDESGGDAHEKSKETSKNSKNSKNKNAHDANKKLNDGARPNKSTLKTLLGDALNYGPALSEHIILDAGLIPNMKVGNSTDSQIDEDSMQALAKAVARFEDWLADVISGQKVPEGYILMQSKATGKKENIPLSEPTLDKIYDEFCPLLLNQLKSRECVKFETFDAALDEFYSKIESQRAEQQAKAKEGSAMQKLSKIRLDQENRVQTLRKEVDHCVKMAELIEYNLEDVDAAILAVRVALANGMNWDDLARMVKEEKKSGNPVAGLIDKLHLERNCITLLLSNDLDEMDEDEKTSPVDRVEVDLALSAHANARHWFELKKKQEFKQEKTITAHEKAFKAAEKKTRLQLAQEKTVAAISHIRKVHWFEKFNWFISSENYLVISGRDAQQNEMIVKRYMSKGDLYIHADLHGASSTVIKNHKPDHPVPPLTLNQAGCFTVCHSQAWDSKIVTSAWWVYPHQVSKTAPTGEYLTVGSFMIRGKKNFLPPHPLVMGFGILFRLDESSLASHLNERRVRGEDEGDQEIEGELHKEPSASDSGDEVNGEGGINKDLSHVSSLSMNHLEVEEKLSKVIDAPLVSPSRLETSGDFIEEVIEGVDSSKGMHTELEPETGQRSVTSKSSELDTLMDMALGLGPAKLLSTSSALSTTQPAFTEDPDLEGRKGTMREKPYISNAERRKSKKDQKNGTGNDDNEKEHNKPSVRTDVSENQKPASSKITRGQKSKLKKIKEKYAEQDEEERKIRMALLASAGKIVEMEKEQGQSEVLGGSSKSIIGAEDDSKICYRCKKVGHLSRDCPEYMAESDHPHPVTNKHDNNDVSQDLSATELGKATAEMDKITIGEDGINEIGEEEKEKLNDLDYLTGNPLVNDILLYAVPVCGPYNALQTYKYRVKITPGTAKKGKAAKTAMNLFSSHIPEVTNRENKELMKACTDPELVATAAIIGNVKITAPGLTQLKQKQKKGKKSAKDN, from the exons atggtGAAGGTGAGGATGAACACGGCGGACGTGGCGGCGGAGGTGAAGTGCCTCCGCCGCCTCATCGGCATGCGCTGTGCCAACGTGTACGACATCTCCCCCAAG GCATACTTGTTCAAGCTCATGAATAGTAGTGGGATCACGGATTCTGGAGAGAGTGAAAAGGTCATGCTTTTGATGGAAAGCGGCGTTCGATTGCACACTACTCAATATGCTCG TGATAAAAATACAACTCCTTCTGGGTTTACTCTCAAGTTGCGCAAGCACATTCGGACAAGAAGGCTTGAAGATGTGCGCCAACTTGGATATGATCGT ATTATCCTTTTTCAATTTGGATTGGGTGCCAATGCTCATTATGTTATTTTGGAACTTTATGCTCAAGGAAATATACTCCTTACTGATTCTGAGTATACTGTCTTGACACTTCTCCGGTCACACAG AGATGATGATAAAGGGCTGGCGATTATGTCACGCCATCGGTATCCAATTGAAGCTTGCCGTGTTTTTGAAAGGACTAGCTTTACCAAATTAAAAATGGAACTCACTTCTGTGAAGTCAGTCGATGATAAAGAACCTACTAATTTTGATGAAAGTGGTGGTGATgctcatgaaaaatcaaaagaaacaagtaaaaatagTAAGAATAGTAAGAATAAAAATGCACATGATGCAAATAAGAAGCTCAATGATGGAGCTCGGCCAAATAAGTCTACTTTAAAGACTCTTCTAGGGGATGCGTTGAATTATGGTCCTGCTCTTTCTGAGCACATCATATTGGATGCTGGGCTTATTCCTAATATGAAAGTTGGAAATAGCACTGATAGCCAGATAGATGAAGACTCTATGCAGGCTTTGGCAAAAGCTGTAGCTAGGTTTGAGGACTGGCTTGCAGATGTTATATCAGGTCAGAAAGTTCCAGAAGGGTACATTTTAATGCAGAGTAAAGCCACTGGGAAGAAGGAAAATATACCACTTTCAGAGCCAACTTTGGATAAG ATCTATGATGAATTCTGCCCTTTGCTGTTGAATCAGTTGAAGTCCAGGGAATGCGTGAAATTTGAGACATTTGATGCAGCCCTGGATGAGTTCTATAGTAAAATTGAAAGCCAAAGGGCAGAGCAACAGGCAAAAGCAAAAGAGGGATCTGCCATGCAGAAACTCAGTAAAATACGTTTGGATCAG GAAAATCGTGTGCAAACACTGAGGAAAGAAGTGGATCATTGTGTTAAAATGGCAGAGTTGATTGAATACAACTTAGAAGATGTGGATGCTGCAATTTTAGCAGTTCGAGTTGCCCTTGCAAATGGGATGAATTGGGACGATCTTGCACGCATGGTGAAGGAAGAGAAAAAATCAGGAAATCCTGTTGCTGGCCTCATTGATAAACTCCATCTTGAAAGAAATTGTATAACTCTGCTACTGAGCAATGATCTTGATGAAATGGATGAGGATGAGAAAACCAGCCCTGTTGACCGG gtAGAGGTTGATTTGGCACTTTCTGCACATGCCAATGCCCGACATTGGTTTGAGCTAAAGAAAAAACAGGAGTTCAAACAAGAAAAGACAATCACTGCACATGAGAAGGCTTTCAAAGCAGCTGAAAAGAAGACTCGTCTTCAACTTGCTCAG gaAAAGACTGTGGCTGCAATCTCTCACATACGCAAAGTTCATTGGTTTGAGAAATTTAACTGGTTTATCAGCAGCGAGAATTATTTGGTTATTAGTGGTCGTGATGCTCAGCAAAATGAGATGATAGTCAAGCGATACATGTCTAAAGGAGATTT GTACATCCATGCAGACCTGCACGGAGCTTCCAGTACTGTGATCAAGAACCACAAACCTGATCATCCAGTACCACCTCTCACACTGAATCAAGCAGGATGCTTCACT GTTTGTCACAGCCAAGCATGGGACTCAAAGATTGTTACCAGTGCTTGGTGGGTCTACCCTCACCAAGTCAGTAAAACAGCTCCCACTGGCGAGTATCTTACAGTAGGAAGTTTTATGATTCGTGGTAAAAAGAACTTCCTGCCTCCTCACCCCCTTGTTATGGGTTTTGGTATTCTATTTCGATTAGATGAGAGTTCCTTGGCATCTCATCTAAATGAAAGAAGGGTAAGAGGTGAAGATGAAGGTGACCAAGAAATTGAAGGGGAATTGCATAAAGAGCCAAGTGCTTCTGATTCAGGCGATGAAGTCAATGGTGAAGGTGGGATAAATAAGGACTTGAGTCATGTGTCGAGCTTGAGCATGAAccatttggaagttgaagaaaagcTTTCAAAAGTTATTGATGCACCTTTAGTATCACCATCTCGTCTTGAAACATCTGGTGACTTCATAGAGGAAGTTATTGAAGGAGTGGATTCCTCAAAGGGCATGCACACTGAATTAGAACCTGAGACAGGCCAAAGAAGTGTGACTTCTAAATCATCTGAACTTGATACTCTCATGGACATGGCCCTGGGCCTTGGCCCTGCCAAATTATTGAGTACAAGTTCTGCACTCAGCACTACACAGCCAGCTTTCACAGAGGACCCTGATCTTGAAGGGAGGAAAGGTACAATGCGAGAAAAGCCTTACATTTCAAACGCTGAAAGACGGAAATCAAAAAAGGACCAGAAAAATGGTACTGGAAATGATGATAATGAAAAGGAACATAACAAACCATCTGTTAGAACAGATGTCAGTGAAAATCAGAAGCCTGCAAGTTCAAAGATTACTCGGGGGCAAAAGAGCAAGCTTAAGAAGATAAAAGAGAAGTATGCTGAACAGGacgaagaagaaaggaaaattcGCATGGCGTTGCTAGCT TCTGCTGGAAAAATTGTCGAAATGGAAAAGGAGCAAGGGCAAAGTGAAGTCCTTGGTGGATCAAGCAAATCAATAATTG GAGCCGAAGATGACTCGAAGATATGCTATAGGTGTAAAAAGGTTGGCCACCTTTCTCGCGATTGTCCAGAATATATGGCTGAAAGTGATCATCCACATCCAGTTACAAATAAGCATGACAACAATGATGTCTCTCAAGATCTTTCGGCTACAGAGCTGGGCAAAGCAACTGCTGAGATGGATAAAATTACAATTGGAGAAGATGGTATCAATGAGATAGgtgaagaggagaaggagaaacTAAATGATTTAGACTATTTGACTGGCAATCCACTTGTCAATGACATTTTACTGTATGCTGTTCCTGTGTGTGGTCCGTATAATGCTCTGCAGACGTACAAATATCGTGTCAAAATCACTCCAGGCACtgcaaagaaaggaaaag CTGCCAAGACTGCGATGAATCTATTTAGTAGTCATATACCAGAAGTGACAAATCGGGAGAAT AAGGAGCTCATGAAAGCATGTACAGATCCCGAATTGGTAGCTACT GCTGCAATCATCGGCAATGTGAAAATAACAGCGCCAGGCCTCACCCAACTGAAGCAGAAACAGAAGAAGGGGAAGAAATCAGCTAAGGACAATTAA